One Archangium violaceum genomic window, GGTGTTGTCCGCGCTGTCCATGCTGCCGGACGCGGATGTCATCGCCTTCAAGCTGGGGATTCCCTACGCGGCGACGTGGGGACACCGGGGAGCCTCGCACTCGCTCTTCCTCGCGGCGGTGGTGGCCCTGGGGATGGCGGCCGGAACGCGCATGGCCCGAGGGCCGGCACTGAAGGTGGGGCTGCTCAGCTTCGCGGCCCTGGCGAGCCATGGACTGCTGGACGCGATGACCACGGGCGGCCTGGGCGCCGCGCTCCTCTGGCCCATCAACAACCTCCGCTACTTCTTCCCGCTGCGCCCCATCCCCGTGGCCCCCATCGGCGCGGGCATGCTCTCCACGCGGGGCCTGTACGTGGTGATGGTGGAGCTGGTCCTGTTCCTGCCCTTCTGGGCCTACGCGCTCTGGCCCCGTCGCCGGACAGTGCAGATCTGATCCCCCATGCGCCTCTTCGTCGCCGTCACGCTTGGGAAGACCATCGAATCCGAGGCCACCGCGGCCCTCCAACGTCTCAAGGGCCTGGCGCCTCGAGTGCGCTGGGTGCCGCCAGCCAACCTGCACCTCACCCTGAGCTTCCTCGGAGAGGTGGAGGCCGAGCGGCTGCCCGCCGTGAAGGACGCCCTGATGGGCGTGGGACCGAAACACGCCCCCCTGGTGCTGACCATCGAGGGTGGGGGGAGCTTCGGCTCGCCATCGCATCCCCGGGTGCTATGGGCGGGAGTGGGCGGAGACACGAAGGCCCTGGGGGCGCTGCAGGCGGATGTCGCCGGAGCGCTGAAGCCGCTGGGCTTCGAGCCCGAGCACCGCGAGTACGCCGCGCACCTCACGCTGGCGCGGGCGAAGGTCCCCCGGGGAGACCGGGAGCTGGCCGAGTGCGTGCGCGCGCTCCAGGACGCGAAGTGGGGCGAGGCACGGGTAGACCGGCTCGTCCTCTTCGAGAGCCTGGGTGGCCAATACCATTCGCGCGCCGAGGTCCCCCTGGCACCCACCATGCAGTGAGGACCGGCCGGGCGCGGAGGTCGCGCCAGAAAGGACCGGGTTTCGATGCGTTGGCGGATGCTCTCGGTGCTGCCCCTGTTGCTCCTG contains:
- a CDS encoding metal-dependent hydrolase, coding for MASIGHVAVGMALGRLGAGAAPPGRVAASMLVLSALSMLPDADVIAFKLGIPYAATWGHRGASHSLFLAAVVALGMAAGTRMARGPALKVGLLSFAALASHGLLDAMTTGGLGAALLWPINNLRYFFPLRPIPVAPIGAGMLSTRGLYVVMVELVLFLPFWAYALWPRRRTVQI
- the thpR gene encoding RNA 2',3'-cyclic phosphodiesterase produces the protein MRLFVAVTLGKTIESEATAALQRLKGLAPRVRWVPPANLHLTLSFLGEVEAERLPAVKDALMGVGPKHAPLVLTIEGGGSFGSPSHPRVLWAGVGGDTKALGALQADVAGALKPLGFEPEHREYAAHLTLARAKVPRGDRELAECVRALQDAKWGEARVDRLVLFESLGGQYHSRAEVPLAPTMQ